GTGGTAAAACAAAAGGCAATGGCGTTGATTACATTCTTTCTAAGTCAGAATCTGATTACACAACAAACCTCAACACAGCAGTGTTAAATGAATATAATATTATTTTTGCTATCGGATTTAAATTACAAAAAGCTGTTGAAGAAGCAGCAAAAGCAAATCCAGAAGCTCACTTTGCAATCATTGATAGTGTGGTAGAACAACCAAACGTAGCTTCTATCAACTATAGAGACCAAGAGGCTGCTTTCCTAGCTGGGGTTTCTGCTGGTTTAACTACAAAAACAAATAAAGTTGCTTTCATCGGTGGAATGCACGGACCAGCGCTTGACAAATTCGAAGCAGGATTCAAAGCTGGTGTTAAAGCTGTAAATCCAAATGCAACTGTTGAAATTCAATATGCTGAATCATTCTCTGATGCAGCAAAAGCTAAATCTTTAGCAGAAGCAATGTACGCTTCAGATTTCGACGTTATCTATGCGGCAGCAGGTGGTGCTGGTTTAGGTGTATTTGCAGCAGCCAAATCTATCGTTGAAACAAATCCAGATCGTAAAATTTGGGTAATCGGGGTAGACCAAGACCAACAAGCAGAAGGTAAGGTCAACGATTCTCGTAATGTTACATTAACTTCAACTTTAAAAGGTGTTAAACAGGCATTAATGAAATTTACGGATGATGCTGCTAAAGGAAACTATCATGGTGGAGAACAAGTGGTATACGGATTATCAGATGATGGTGTTGGTTTAACAGATGGTCAATTAACGGAAGAAGTTAAGGCAAAAGTTGCTGAATATAAGAAAGCAATTATCGATGGAAAACAAGAAGTTCCTGCGAAACCTTAATTAGATTTAACGATTAAAACGAGAGGAGTAGGAGTGGAAGAGAATGGATATTTCTTCACTCCTACTTTTTTATACATAGATCATTTATGAGGTGAGAAGAGTGGTACAAGATACATTTGTGATTGAGATGAAAGGAATCACGAAGAAATTTGGGGATTTTGTTGCGAATAACGAAATTGATTTAACGTTAAAGAAAGGTGAAATCCATGCGTTATTAGGAGAAAATGGGGCAGGAAAATCTACTTTAATGAATATTCTTTCTGGTTTATTAGAACCAACAGAGGGAGAAATTAAAGTCAATGGTGTTCCAACGAAAATTGATTCACCAAATACAGCGAACCGATTGAAAATCGGGATGGTTCACCAACACTTTATGCTAGTGAAGAAATTTTCAGTTGTTGAGAATATTATTTTAGGGAAAGAACAAACTAAATTCGGTTTTATCAATAAAAATACTGTAAAAGAAGAAATTTTGGCGTTGTCTAAAAAGTATCACTTAGTAGTGGATCCAGACGCTAAAATTGAAGACATCTCTGTGGGAATGGAACAAAGAGTGGAGATTCTTAAAACTCTCTATCGTGGGGCAGATATTTTAATCTTCGACGAACCAACAGCTGTATTGACGCCACAAGAAATTGAAGAATTGATTTTAATCATGAAGCAATTAACAAAAGAAGGAAAATCGATTT
This Granulicatella adiacens ATCC 49175 DNA region includes the following protein-coding sequences:
- a CDS encoding BMP family lipoprotein encodes the protein MKKSFALFALSIGASAVLAACGGSSTNSSSSSNASNSGSNDNFKAVMVSDTGGIDDKSFNQGAWEGLLEWGKNNGGKTKGNGVDYILSKSESDYTTNLNTAVLNEYNIIFAIGFKLQKAVEEAAKANPEAHFAIIDSVVEQPNVASINYRDQEAAFLAGVSAGLTTKTNKVAFIGGMHGPALDKFEAGFKAGVKAVNPNATVEIQYAESFSDAAKAKSLAEAMYASDFDVIYAAAGGAGLGVFAAAKSIVETNPDRKIWVIGVDQDQQAEGKVNDSRNVTLTSTLKGVKQALMKFTDDAAKGNYHGGEQVVYGLSDDGVGLTDGQLTEEVKAKVAEYKKAIIDGKQEVPAKP